The DNA region CCAGCCGGACCGTGGCGCCCGGCGGGATGGCGCGGTAGCTCGCGAGAAGGCGTTCGACGCCGCTGGCATGGGCCGAGAGTGCGTCAGTTTCGGGAACGGACACACATATACGCTAGTCGCAGAGCGCGGTCGATGCGACCGCTCGGCGGGCGAGTCCCCCGGACAATCACTGGAGCGAGGAGTTTTTGCCATGGGACAGGTCAGTGCGACCAGCACGGTTCTGGTCAACGCCACCCCGGACGAGGTGCTGGCCGCCGTCGCCGACTACAACGAGGTGCGGCCCAAGATCCTGTCCTCGCAGTACAGCGACTATCAGGTGCTGCAGGGCGGGGTCGGCGCGGGCACCGTGGTCAAGTGGAAGCTGCAGGCCACCAAGTCGCGGGTCCGGGAAGTGCAGGCCAACGTCGACATCGCGGGGAAGACCGTGATCGAGAAGGACGCGAACTCCACGATGGTCACCAACTGGACCGTCGCCCCGGCCGGGCCCGGGGCCTCGGTCACCGTCAAGACCTCCTGGACCGGTGCCGGCGGCGTCAAGGGCATCTTCGAGGGCATCTTCGCGCCGCTCGGATTGAAGAAGATCCAGGCCGAGGTCCTGAAGAACCTCAAGAACCAGCTGGAGCGCTGACTTCGCGCGCCGAGTTGCTTTGTTCGCGGGGTTAGTCGCGAAACGGGTACAACAACCCAACTTTCGGCGGCCCGCTCAGGTCGTCGCCGGCTGGGTGGCCAGGTAGGCGACGATGCCGCGGACGACGGCACTCGCGTACTTCTGCCGCCCGGTGTCGGTGGTGATCAGGCCCGAGTCGGCCGGATTCTTCATATTGCCCAGCTCGACCAGGATCGCCGGGTACTGCGCCAGGTTGAGCCCGGCGATATCGGAGCGCGGGTTCAACCCGTTGGTGCCGATGTAGTTCGCGGCCGGGATGCCCGAGGCCACCAGTTGGTCGCGCATGGTCTGGGCCAGCCGCACCGCCGGGCCGGCCTGCGCCTGGTTCAGCGGCGGGTTCGAGTACAGGATGTGGAATCCGCGTCCCGAGGCCGGACCGCCGTCGGCGTGGATCGAGACGATGGCGTGCGGACGCACCGAGTTGGCCAGCGCGGCCCGCTGATCCACGCACGGCCCGGCCGAACTGTCGTCGCCGCGGGACATCGCGGTGCGCACGCCGTGGCGCATCAACTCGGCGCGGATGCGCAGCGTGGTGTCCCAGGTGAAGCTGTGTTCGGGGTAGCCGTCATTGGTGGCGCTGCCGCTGGCCTGGCAGTCCTTGGTGCCGCCGCGCCCGGTCGGGACCTGGCGGCTGTTGTGGGCCGACTCGTTGACCGCGTTGTGACCGGGATCGAGGAACACGATCTTGCCGGCGACCGACGGCACGGCCTGCGCGACCGGGGCAGTCTGCGGTGCGATGAGCGAGGACGCGAGGACGACGACGGCGGCCAGTGGGGCCCCGACACGCAGGCAGGCAGGTACGTGCACTGGGCCAACGTAGCCCGGCGCCGTCTACCCTTGAAGAGGCGAAAGCGTGAATCGCCGATGCGCAACCAAGTCGAGACCCAGCCGAAACAGATACGTGAAGGGGACCAGTCATGCAACCCGGTGAAGGCGCACCCGACATGTCGGCACTGCTGGCACAGGCTCAGCAGATGCAGCAGCAGTTGATGGAGGCGCAGGAACAGCTCGCGAACACCGAGGTGCACGGTCAGGCCGGCGGCGGGCTGGTGCAGGTCACCGTGAAGGGCAGTGGCGAGGTCGTCGGCGTGGCCATCGACCCGAAGGTGATCGATCCCGAGGATCCCGAAACCCTGCAGGACCTCATCGTCGGAGCGCTCGGCGACGCGGCCAAGCAAGTGACGATCATGGCGCAGTCGCGGCTGGGGCCGTTGGCCAGCGGCATGGGCAACGCTCTGGGAATGCCGGGATTCTGACCTTGGACCACCATGTTTGAGGGCCCCGTCCAGGATCTGATCGACGAGTTGGGCAAGCTGCCCGGCATCGGTCCGAAGAGCGCGCAGCGCATCGCGTTCTACCTGCTGTCGGTGGAGCCACCGGATATCGATCGGCTGACCGCGGCGCTGGGCCGGGTGCGCGACGGGGTGACGTTCTGCGAGGTGTGCGGCAACGTGTCCGACGCCGCGCGCTGCCGGATCTGCGGCGACCCCCGCCGCGACGGCACCCTGGTGTGCGTGGTCGAGGAGCCCAAGGACGTGCAGGCCGTCGAGCGCACCCGCGAGTTCCGCGGCCGCTACCACGTCCTCGGCGGCGCGCTGGATCCGCTGTCCGGGGTCGGACCGGAGCAGTTGCGAATCCGTGAGCTGCTCAACCGCATCGGCGAACGCGTCGACGGAGTGGACATCGCCGAGGTCATCATCGCGACCGACCCCAACACCGAGGGCGAGGCCACCGCGACCTACCTGGTGCGCATGCTGCGCGACATCCCCGGCCTGAGCGTCACCCGGATCGCGTCGGGCCTGCCGATGGGCGGCGACCTGGAATTCGCCGACGAGCTGACGCTGGGCCGCGCCCTGGTCGGCCGCCGCGCAATGGCCTGAGGGGGCGGCCTAGACGCGGCGGGGGGCGGCCAGGCGTTCGCGGCGCAACTGCTCCACCTCGGCCAGCTCCAACGGTGCCAGCGGGCCCACCACCTTCGCGAGCAGATGGTCGGCCAGCTCGGGGTTGCGGGCCAGGCAGCAGCCGTGCAGGTAGGTGGCCACCACGCTGCCCTGCACCGCGCCGTCGTACCCGTCGCCGGCGCGATTTCCGGCGCCCTTGGTGACCCGCGCCAACGGCTGCGAGGCGGCGCCCAGAACCGTTCCGCCGCGGTGGTTTTCGAATCCCGTCAACGGCTGGGTCAGACCGTCCACCAGGGGCGTCGCCGCCACCTCGCCGATGCTGCGGGTCTCCTGCGGGCTGGTGGTGACGTCGAGCATCCCCACGCCCTCGACCCGTTCCCCGGCCGAGGTCTCATACCAGTGCCCGAGCACCTGGATCGCCGCGCAGATCGCCAGCACCGGCGCCCCGCGCTCGGCGGCGCGCTGCAATCCCGGATAGCGGATCAGATGCTTGGTGGCCAGGCGCTGCGCGTAATCCTCGGCGCCACCCAGCGTGTAGAGATCCAGCGATTCTGGCACCGGGTCGGCCAGCGTGATCTCGACGATCTCGGCGTCGATGCCGCGCAGCCGCAACCGCTGCCGCAGCACCACCGCGTTTCCGCTGTCGCCGTAGGTGCCCATGACATCGGGCAGCACCAGCCCGATCTGCACGCTCATGCCAGCCGCCGATTCAACTGCAGCATCGCCGTGTAGTTGGCGACGACCTCGACGTGTCCGGGCGGGCACGAGGCGATCGCCGCCACCGTGTCGTGCACGAGGGTGTGCTCGACCCCGGCGTAACCGAGTCGGACCGCGAGGTCGGTGCCGCGCTCGCCGGCGGCCACCACGGGAAAGGCCGGGTCCACGAAATGCTCGAAGTTCACGTCCCACAACCAGGACAGGTCCTCGCCGTCGGGAACCTGCCCGTTGACCGCGATCACGACACCGGCCGCGGCGGAATCCACCATCGACAGCGCCTCCTGCCAGCCCGCGGGGTTCTTGGCCAGCAACACCCGTGCGGTGTGCTCGCCGACCCGCACCGTGCGGTAGCGCCCGGCCACCTCGTCGACACCGGAGACGGCGGCCACCGCGGCCACCGGATCGGCGCCGAGGGTCACGGCCGCGGCGACGGCCTGGGCCGCGTTGCCACGGTTGACCGCACCCGGCAGGGCCAGCGTCATCGGCACGGACAGGCCGTCGGGACCGTAGAGGTGGTCATCGTCGAACCACCATTGCGGACTCGGCCGCTTGAAGTCGACGCCGGTGGAGAACCAGTCGGTGCCTTCCCGCACGATGATCTCGCCGCTGCGCGGACAACTGACCGAGTCGCCCGACCAGCCCGCCCCGGCGGCCACCCACACCACGTTGGGGCAGTCGTAGGCGGCCGAGGTCATGAGCACGTCGTCGCAGTTGGCGACGACGACGGCGGCGGGATGGCGCGCCAGGCCCGCGCGCAGGGTGCGTTCGATGTGGTTGATCTCACCGACGCGGTCGAGCTGATCCCGCGACAGGTTCAGCAACACGATGACCTCGGCGGCCACGGCGTCCAGGACATGCGGGACGTGCATCTCGTCGACCTCGAGGGCCGCCAGCTCGGCGTCGTGCCCGGCGGCCAGGGCCGCGATCAGGCCCGCGTCCATGTTGGCGCCCTCGGCGTTGGTGGCGACCGGGCCCAGGGTCGCCAGTGCGGCCGCGACCATGCCGGTGGTGGTGGATTTGCCGTTCGTCCCGGTCACCACGACCGCACGCCGGTCCGCACCGAGTTGGCGCAGCAGCGACTTGTCCAGGGTCATCGCGACCAAACCGCCGATCATCGCCCCGGCGCCGCGGCCGGTGACGCGGGAGGCCCAGCGCGCGGCCGAGCCGGCGGCCAAGGCAAGACGTCCCCGGGTGGTGATCACCGCAAGAGTTTATGTCCTGTCCGGTGCGCCGTGTCGACACGGTTTTACACAGCGCCGCCAACGCCCGGGATTGTCACCGGTGCGTGCCATTCTGAGGTCGTGAGCCACTTCTGGGGTCGACCAGCTGCCGAATCCGGGCACGGGTGGGCGGTCGTCGACGTGGAGACGTCCGGATTCCGGCCGGGGCAGGCCCGGGTCCTCAGCATCGCGGTGCTGGCGCTGGGCCCGGACGGCCAGGTCGAACAGTCCCTGGCCAGCCTGCTGAACCCGTGTGTCGACCCGGGGCCCACACACGTGCACGGCATCACCGCCGAAATGCTGGAGGACCAGCCGACCTTCGCCGACATCGCCCCCGAGGTGGCGAACCTGCTCAACGGCCGCACCCTGGTCGCGCACAACGCGGCCTTCGACTACTCGTTCCTGGCGGCCGAGGCCGAACTGGCCGCCACGGCCCTGCCGATCGACACCGTGATGTGCACCGTGGAGCTGGCCCGCCGCCTCGAGCTGGGGCTGGACAACCTTCGGCTGGAGACGCTGGCGCGGCACTGGGGCGTGGCGCAGACCCGCCCGCACGACGCCTTCGACGACGCGCTGGTGCTGTCCCGGGTGTTGGCGCCGGCGCTGGCGCGGGCCCGCGACCGGGACGTGTGGATCCCGGTGCGTCCGGTGACCCGTCGCCGTTGGCCCAGCGGACGGATCACCCACGAGGAGCTGCGCCCGCTGAAGATGCTGGCCTCGCGGATGCCCTGCCCGTATCTGAACCCGGGCCGCTACGTGCGGGGAAAGCCGCTGGTCCAGGGCATGCGGGTGGCATTGTCGTCCGATTGCACGCGCACCCATGAGGAACTCGTCGAGCGGATCCTGCACGCCGGATTGGCGTACTGCGACAACGTCGATCCCGAGACCTCGCTGGTCATCTGCAACGAGACCGTGCCCGAACACGGTAAGGGCTACGCCGCGCGCGAACTCGGTGTGCCGGTGGTTCCCGACACCGAGTTCATGACGCATGTGCGCGACGTAGCCAGCGGTACCGGGATCGACGAGTTCGTCGACGCCGTCGACGGCGGCCAGTTCGCGCTGTTCTAGGCCAGCGCCTTGACCTTCAACGCGTCGAATTCCGCCTGGGTGATGGTGCCCGTTTCGAGCAGGTTCTTCGCGTCGGCGATCTCCTGCGCCGGGGACCGGCCGGCGGCCTGGCGGATGTAGTCCTCGGTCTGCCGTTGCGCCGACATCGCGGAGTCCCGGGCGCGTTCGGCCATGCCCTTGCCGCGGGAGATCAAGTACACCAGCGCGGTCAGGTACGGGAACACGATCAGGAAGATCACCCAGATCGCCTTCACCCAGCCCGAGGTTTTGTGGTCCCGCCAGAACAGGTCAACGATGATGTTGAACAGGATCAGCAGATACGCGATGAACGCGAAGATGACCAGCGAGTACCAGACCAGACCCCAAAACGAGTCCCAATCGAATTCCATGCGAAGCTCCTTGTCCCCGAGAGCGTCGAAATTGACGCCAGCGGGAGAGTAACCCCGGTCAGGGCCCGCTAGGGGGGCAACCGGCGGCGCTGTGGCCCAGTCGTGACGTGGTCGTTAGCTGGACCGGGCCGCCCGGTTGACCGCCGAGACCACCGCGCGCAGCGACGCCGTCGTGATGGAGGTGGCGATTCCCACGCCCCAGACGGTCTGGCCGCCGATCGAGGCCTCGACGTAGGCGGCGGCCTGGGCCTCCTCGCCCGCGGACATCGCATGCTCGGAGTAGTCCAGGACGTTGACGTCGTAGCCCACCGCGGCCAACGCGTCGATGAACGCGGCCAGCGGACCGTTGCCGGTCCCGACGATCTCGCGCTCGACGCCGTCGACCTTGACCACCGCGGTGACGGTGTCGGTGCCGCCGTCGACCTCGGCGGCGTCCACCTTCTGCCGGACCCGCTCCAGCGGTGTGACCGGCGCCAGATACTCGTCGAAGAAGGCGTCCCACATGACCTTGGGTGAGACCTCGCCGCCCTCGTCGCCCGCACCCTCGGCGATCGACTGGATCGCCCTGCTGAACTCGATCTGCAGTCGTCTCGGCAGCGCCAGCCCGTAATCGGCCTTCATGATGTAGGCGACGCCGCCCTTGCCGGACTGCGAATTCACCCGGATCACGGCCTCGTAGGTGCGGCCGACGTCCTTCGGGTCGATCGGCAGATACGGAACCTGCCACAGGATGTCGTCGACGTCAGCGTCGGCGGCGTCGGCCGCCACCTTCATCTGGTCCAGGCCCTTGTTGATGGCGTCCTGATGGCTGCCGGAGAACGCGGTGTACACCAGATCGCCGCCGTAGGGATGCCGCTCGGGAACCGGCAGCTGGTTGCAGTACTCCACCGTGCGGCGGATCTCGTCGATGTTGGAGAAATCGATCTGCGGGTTCACGCCCCGAGAGAACAGGTTCATGCCCAGCGTCACCAGGCACACGTTGCCGGTGCGTTCGCCGTTTCCGAACAGGCAGCCCTCGATCCGGTCGGCACCGGCCTGGAAGCCCAATTCCGCTGCGGCAACGGCAGTTCCGCGGTCGTTGTGCGGGTGCAGGCTCAGGATGATGGAGTCCCGACGCGCCAGGTTCCGGCTCATCCATTCGATCGAGTCGGCGTAGACGTTCGGGGTCGCCATCTCGACGGTGGCCGGCAGATTGATGATCAGCGGAGCTTCCGGCGTCGGCGCGATGACCTCGGAGACCGCGTCGCAGACCTGCTTGGCGTACTCCAGTTCGGTGCCGGTGTAGGACTCGGGCGAGTACTCGTAGCGCCAGAACGTGTCGGGGTACTTCTCGGCCTCGGCCAGGCACATCCGGGCCCCGTCGGTGGCGATCTTCTGCACCTCGTCACGCTCGGCGCGGAACACCACGCGGCGCTGCAGGATCGAGGTGGAGTTGTAGAAGTGCACGATCGCGCGGGGGGCGCCCTGGCAGGCCTGGAAGGTCTTTTCGATCAGCTCCGGGCGGCACTGGGTCAGCACCTGGATGGTGACGTCGTCGGGGATCGCGTGCTGCTCGATGATCTCCCGCACGAAGTCGTAGTCGGTCTGGCTCGCCGACGGGAAGCCGACCTCGATCTCCTTGTAGCCCATCCGGACCAGCAGGTCGAACATCCGGCGCTTGCGGGCCGGGCTCATCGGGTCGATCAGGGCCTGGTTGCCGTCGCGCAGGTCGACCGCGCCCCACAGCGGTGCGCGGTCGATGACCTTGTCCGGCCACGTGCGGTCGAACGGTGCGCCGGGCGCTCCGCCCGGTACTTCCAGCGCGAAGCTGCGGTAACGGTGCACTGGCATCGACGAGTTGCGCTGGGTGTTCCAGGCGGGCTGGTCGGCGGGGGACGGGTCCGACGGCGTAGTGATGGTGCGCCCGGTCGACGACCAGGAGAACGCGTCGGGAGAGTCCAGAGAAGAAGAGTCGGGATAGCTGGTCATGATGGTGGCTCCGAGGGTCTAGGGGAATTCAGACCGGCGCATCGCAAAAGACCCGCGACGGGAAGCCAGTCCGGATCAGACCCCGTCGCGGCGCCCGAGGAGGAGCACACGCTGCACGGCAGTCACTGTACTCCGGTGCGGTGGCGTGGCCAAAACCCGGTGGAAAGCCCGGCACCGGCGGCGACCGGTCGGAAGCACGGGCGCGCCGGCAGCGCCATTCCGGAGCCCGCCGTCGTTGCTCGGCATTTTTCCGCATCGAAGCTTGGTCGGAGGTCGATAGGATTTCGGGACGGTCGGCAGATGCCGGTGCAGAAGGGGGCGGGGTGGGTCGGAAGCGCAGCGCGACACGTCGGCCGGCCGTCGGGGTTCGGGTCCTGGCCGCCGTACTGGCCCTGGCGGTAGTGGGCGGCTGCCAGCAGCCGTCGTCCCGCCCGGAGATCTCGTTCGAGGAGAAGGCACCCACGATGGATCAGGCGCAGCTGCCGACGCTCAGGCAAACCCAGGCCCAGTTGCTCGAGTTGATCTTCGCGATCGAACGCGAGATCTCGCAGCTGGTGCCCGCCCTCAAGCCGTGGTGGTGGAACAACAAATACAGCACGCTGCGGTGCCCGGACGGGGAAAAAGGGATGGGGCTGGCGTTCCCCAGCCTGGTTTCCCGGCACGGCCTGTCGGATGCCGAGTGGGAGCTGCTCTATCCGGTGGTGCGACGGCTTGCCGCCGAGGCCGGGCTGACCTCGGCCGGCGCTTTCCAAAACAAGGCGGGCAACCACGATGTCCGGATCCACAGCGGCGACGGGCGGATGTTGATGTTCGGCAGCCGCGAGGCCACGCAGCTCACCGCCGACATCTCGTGCCGGCGTACTGACGACGGGCCGGTCTGGGTGGGCAACGAGATCCCGATGCCGCCGAACCCGCAGCCCTGACGCTGGCGAGGATCGGCACATGACGATGTGGCTCAGCCAGATCGAATCCTGGGACGTCGGGTCGTTGCGCACCATCGCCGACGAGCTCACCACCGAACTCGGGTCCGCCCGCCGCGCCGCCGATCAGCTCGGGCAGGTGGCGCTGCTGCCGGGCTGGGAATCACCGGCCGCCGATGTCGCCCGGGAGCGGGTGCGCACGGCCAGAGCGCATGTGCTCGACGACGCCGCGGTGCTCGGCGCGGTGCAGCAGTTGGCCGAGGAGACCGCCGCGGCGGTGACCAAGCTGCAGAACGATCTGGCCGCGATACGTGACGAGGTCGCGGCCTCCGACGGGTATCTGCGGTTGTCGGACTCCGGGCGCGTCACCATCATCGGCACCGCCAAGGAGATCGAACAGTGGCAGGGCAAAGCCGACGACATCGAGGCGCGCGCCCAGGCGCTGCTGCGACTCGCCGACGACATCGATGCCGACGGCCGGGAGGTGTTCGGCAACATCGAGGCCGGGAAGGTCACCGCCGCCGGTGCCCCGGATTACGACAGCGCCTACCGCGCCGGTGAGCAGCAGTCCGGGCTGTCGGCCCCCTACCCGCCCGAGGGGGACGGCACGCAGCCCCGCGACGTCACCGCGTGGTGGAATTCGTTGACGCCGGAGGAACAGGCGAAAGTCCAACTCGAGCACCCGGATTGGCTCGACCGCGACGGGGTGCCCGCCCCGATCCGGCACGGGACGAACCTGCCGGCGATGGAACGGGATCTGGCCGCGGCGCAGGCAGCGTTGGACGCCCATCCCAGCTTCGAGCAGTTCCGCGCCGCGCGTCCCGACCTCTCGGAAGAAGCGGCTCGGGCTGCGCATTCCACCT from Mycolicibacterium sp. MU0053 includes:
- a CDS encoding SRPBCC family protein, with amino-acid sequence MGQVSATSTVLVNATPDEVLAAVADYNEVRPKILSSQYSDYQVLQGGVGAGTVVKWKLQATKSRVREVQANVDIAGKTVIEKDANSTMVTNWTVAPAGPGASVTVKTSWTGAGGVKGIFEGIFAPLGLKKIQAEVLKNLKNQLER
- a CDS encoding Rv3717 family N-acetylmuramoyl-L-alanine amidase, producing the protein MHVPACLRVGAPLAAVVVLASSLIAPQTAPVAQAVPSVAGKIVFLDPGHNAVNESAHNSRQVPTGRGGTKDCQASGSATNDGYPEHSFTWDTTLRIRAELMRHGVRTAMSRGDDSSAGPCVDQRAALANSVRPHAIVSIHADGGPASGRGFHILYSNPPLNQAQAGPAVRLAQTMRDQLVASGIPAANYIGTNGLNPRSDIAGLNLAQYPAILVELGNMKNPADSGLITTDTGRQKYASAVVRGIVAYLATQPATT
- a CDS encoding YbaB/EbfC family nucleoid-associated protein, which translates into the protein MQPGEGAPDMSALLAQAQQMQQQLMEAQEQLANTEVHGQAGGGLVQVTVKGSGEVVGVAIDPKVIDPEDPETLQDLIVGALGDAAKQVTIMAQSRLGPLASGMGNALGMPGF
- the recR gene encoding recombination mediator RecR — its product is MFEGPVQDLIDELGKLPGIGPKSAQRIAFYLLSVEPPDIDRLTAALGRVRDGVTFCEVCGNVSDAARCRICGDPRRDGTLVCVVEEPKDVQAVERTREFRGRYHVLGGALDPLSGVGPEQLRIRELLNRIGERVDGVDIAEVIIATDPNTEGEATATYLVRMLRDIPGLSVTRIASGLPMGGDLEFADELTLGRALVGRRAMA
- a CDS encoding type 1 glutamine amidotransferase, whose translation is MSVQIGLVLPDVMGTYGDSGNAVVLRQRLRLRGIDAEIVEITLADPVPESLDLYTLGGAEDYAQRLATKHLIRYPGLQRAAERGAPVLAICAAIQVLGHWYETSAGERVEGVGMLDVTTSPQETRSIGEVAATPLVDGLTQPLTGFENHRGGTVLGAASQPLARVTKGAGNRAGDGYDGAVQGSVVATYLHGCCLARNPELADHLLAKVVGPLAPLELAEVEQLRRERLAAPRRV
- a CDS encoding Mur ligase family protein; amino-acid sequence: MITTRGRLALAAGSAARWASRVTGRGAGAMIGGLVAMTLDKSLLRQLGADRRAVVVTGTNGKSTTTGMVAAALATLGPVATNAEGANMDAGLIAALAAGHDAELAALEVDEMHVPHVLDAVAAEVIVLLNLSRDQLDRVGEINHIERTLRAGLARHPAAVVVANCDDVLMTSAAYDCPNVVWVAAGAGWSGDSVSCPRSGEIIVREGTDWFSTGVDFKRPSPQWWFDDDHLYGPDGLSVPMTLALPGAVNRGNAAQAVAAAVTLGADPVAAVAAVSGVDEVAGRYRTVRVGEHTARVLLAKNPAGWQEALSMVDSAAAGVVIAVNGQVPDGEDLSWLWDVNFEHFVDPAFPVVAAGERGTDLAVRLGYAGVEHTLVHDTVAAIASCPPGHVEVVANYTAMLQLNRRLA
- a CDS encoding DEDDh family exonuclease; this encodes MSHFWGRPAAESGHGWAVVDVETSGFRPGQARVLSIAVLALGPDGQVEQSLASLLNPCVDPGPTHVHGITAEMLEDQPTFADIAPEVANLLNGRTLVAHNAAFDYSFLAAEAELAATALPIDTVMCTVELARRLELGLDNLRLETLARHWGVAQTRPHDAFDDALVLSRVLAPALARARDRDVWIPVRPVTRRRWPSGRITHEELRPLKMLASRMPCPYLNPGRYVRGKPLVQGMRVALSSDCTRTHEELVERILHAGLAYCDNVDPETSLVICNETVPEHGKGYAARELGVPVVPDTEFMTHVRDVASGTGIDEFVDAVDGGQFALF
- a CDS encoding PLDc N-terminal domain-containing protein, whose translation is MEFDWDSFWGLVWYSLVIFAFIAYLLILFNIIVDLFWRDHKTSGWVKAIWVIFLIVFPYLTALVYLISRGKGMAERARDSAMSAQRQTEDYIRQAAGRSPAQEIADAKNLLETGTITQAEFDALKVKALA
- the leuA gene encoding 2-isopropylmalate synthase yields the protein MTSYPDSSSLDSPDAFSWSSTGRTITTPSDPSPADQPAWNTQRNSSMPVHRYRSFALEVPGGAPGAPFDRTWPDKVIDRAPLWGAVDLRDGNQALIDPMSPARKRRMFDLLVRMGYKEIEVGFPSASQTDYDFVREIIEQHAIPDDVTIQVLTQCRPELIEKTFQACQGAPRAIVHFYNSTSILQRRVVFRAERDEVQKIATDGARMCLAEAEKYPDTFWRYEYSPESYTGTELEYAKQVCDAVSEVIAPTPEAPLIINLPATVEMATPNVYADSIEWMSRNLARRDSIILSLHPHNDRGTAVAAAELGFQAGADRIEGCLFGNGERTGNVCLVTLGMNLFSRGVNPQIDFSNIDEIRRTVEYCNQLPVPERHPYGGDLVYTAFSGSHQDAINKGLDQMKVAADAADADVDDILWQVPYLPIDPKDVGRTYEAVIRVNSQSGKGGVAYIMKADYGLALPRRLQIEFSRAIQSIAEGAGDEGGEVSPKVMWDAFFDEYLAPVTPLERVRQKVDAAEVDGGTDTVTAVVKVDGVEREIVGTGNGPLAAFIDALAAVGYDVNVLDYSEHAMSAGEEAQAAAYVEASIGGQTVWGVGIATSITTASLRAVVSAVNRAARSS
- a CDS encoding LppA family lipoprotein, which encodes MGRKRSATRRPAVGVRVLAAVLALAVVGGCQQPSSRPEISFEEKAPTMDQAQLPTLRQTQAQLLELIFAIEREISQLVPALKPWWWNNKYSTLRCPDGEKGMGLAFPSLVSRHGLSDAEWELLYPVVRRLAAEAGLTSAGAFQNKAGNHDVRIHSGDGRMLMFGSREATQLTADISCRRTDDGPVWVGNEIPMPPNPQP